The following coding sequences lie in one Agrobacterium vitis genomic window:
- a CDS encoding type II toxin-antitoxin system HipA family toxin, giving the protein MSNTHLDPRSITSLDVLLNDLKVGMIVRTPGDFNAFSFEESYRQTGGFPVLSLSFRAAHGGLRKDPKPVARALPSFFANLLPEDKLREAMEKHHSGSVRAGNDFDLLAALGSDLPGAVRIVPSEGAVAHSEGLTASRSKARFSLAGVQMKLSVIKNTGKGGGLTIPLGDEQGSYIAKFPSTSFPGVSENEFANLALAEAIGMDVPERELVEQSQFEGIPAEFETLSDGKVLLVKRFDRVAGGERVHIEDFAQVFGVYPSRKYEGAAYHDIAAALGVAVSSAAALEFVRRLALAALTGNGDMHLKNWSLIYHGKGDKPALAPVYDVLSTVPYIPSDAMALSLAGERPFKAMNAQRWNVFAHRARLPEAAVLKAVTETVERVNQSWWSLPERAVLPNKVLERIDAHIKLMSPILGTWAD; this is encoded by the coding sequence ATGTCTAATACGCATCTTGATCCAAGATCCATAACCTCACTTGACGTGCTGCTAAATGACCTGAAGGTAGGCATGATCGTGAGGACGCCGGGAGACTTCAACGCGTTCAGCTTTGAGGAGAGCTATCGTCAGACGGGTGGTTTCCCAGTGCTCAGTCTGTCATTTCGCGCGGCACATGGGGGTTTGCGGAAGGACCCGAAGCCTGTCGCAAGGGCTTTGCCATCGTTCTTTGCGAACCTTCTTCCAGAGGATAAACTGCGCGAGGCGATGGAGAAGCACCATTCAGGTAGCGTGCGAGCAGGAAATGATTTCGATTTGCTTGCAGCACTCGGGTCGGATCTGCCGGGGGCTGTCCGAATTGTGCCGAGCGAAGGGGCCGTTGCTCATAGTGAGGGTTTGACAGCCTCCAGGTCAAAGGCCCGGTTTTCACTTGCCGGTGTGCAGATGAAACTTTCCGTCATCAAAAACACAGGCAAGGGCGGCGGTCTGACGATCCCCTTAGGCGACGAGCAGGGTTCATATATCGCCAAGTTTCCGTCGACATCATTTCCCGGTGTTTCTGAAAATGAATTTGCCAATCTCGCATTGGCCGAAGCGATTGGTATGGACGTGCCGGAACGAGAGCTCGTGGAACAATCGCAATTCGAGGGTATCCCGGCGGAGTTTGAGACGCTGTCTGACGGAAAAGTCCTCCTCGTCAAACGTTTCGATCGGGTTGCCGGTGGTGAGCGCGTCCACATCGAAGATTTCGCTCAGGTATTCGGCGTCTATCCGTCTCGAAAATATGAGGGTGCCGCCTATCATGATATAGCCGCCGCTCTTGGGGTCGCCGTTTCTTCAGCGGCAGCCCTAGAGTTCGTCCGACGACTGGCTTTGGCTGCGCTGACAGGAAACGGCGACATGCACCTCAAGAATTGGTCGCTGATTTATCATGGGAAGGGCGACAAGCCGGCACTCGCCCCAGTCTATGATGTGCTCTCGACTGTCCCTTACATTCCGTCGGACGCCATGGCATTGTCGCTGGCCGGTGAAAGGCCGTTCAAGGCAATGAACGCCCAGCGATGGAACGTCTTCGCTCATCGTGCGCGACTGCCGGAAGCTGCGGTGCTGAAGGCTGTTACGGAGACGGTCGAGCGCGTCAACCAGTCTTGGTGGTCTCTGCCTGAACGAGCTGTCCTCCCCAATAAAGTATTGGAACGGATTGACGCCCACATAAAGTTGATGTCGCCGATCCTCGGCACGTGGGCGGATTAG
- a CDS encoding helix-turn-helix domain-containing protein translates to MKWDSEALQDIGRLLKTSRKTLGLTQEQVADMAGMSRPRYREIEAGASAARTTTLINIGRALGLELMLIPQAMVPAVEALLQPGGAEDDLPAFVASPDGEGNV, encoded by the coding sequence ATGAAGTGGGATTCGGAGGCTCTTCAGGACATAGGGCGGCTGCTCAAGACGTCGCGCAAGACTTTGGGCCTAACCCAGGAGCAGGTTGCGGATATGGCGGGTATGTCGCGTCCGCGGTACCGCGAGATTGAGGCTGGAGCCAGCGCTGCCCGTACGACCACACTGATCAACATTGGTCGTGCGCTTGGTCTGGAACTGATGCTCATCCCGCAGGCTATGGTCCCGGCGGTTGAAGCTTTGCTGCAGCCAGGTGGCGCCGAAGATGATCTTCCTGCTTTCGTCGCCAGCCCCGATGGTGAAGGCAATGTCTAA
- a CDS encoding sulfite exporter TauE/SafE family protein: MMPDLPMLAGTVAAGFLMGLAGSLHCAGQCGGIASSLLIATGQGRSGRQRAQALLATQLGRTVTYTIAGCVVGIAGDALGQLFDLAGLQPVLRALGAAMLLWVGFSLIGVVPGPQLIDRRVIAASTFLLGGRQGPVHFGTPSALLLGMAWGIAPCAMVYNALMTAMLSGTGATGALFMMSFGLATVPAVALTAAGAAQIAVMGATLPKAALRKVVGIAIVALGFGSIVMPAASLTALCLS; this comes from the coding sequence ATGATGCCGGATCTCCCAATGCTTGCGGGCACCGTTGCCGCTGGCTTCCTGATGGGCCTTGCCGGCAGCCTGCACTGCGCGGGCCAATGCGGCGGCATCGCCTCGTCGCTGCTGATCGCGACGGGTCAAGGTCGTTCCGGGCGGCAAAGAGCGCAGGCTTTGCTGGCCACCCAGCTCGGCCGCACGGTGACCTACACGATCGCTGGCTGTGTCGTCGGCATTGCCGGCGACGCATTGGGGCAGCTTTTTGATCTCGCCGGTCTACAGCCTGTACTGCGGGCCCTGGGCGCAGCCATGCTACTGTGGGTGGGGTTTTCGCTAATTGGCGTGGTCCCAGGTCCTCAGCTCATCGACCGTCGCGTGATCGCCGCCTCGACGTTTTTGCTTGGCGGTCGTCAGGGACCCGTCCATTTCGGGACGCCCTCAGCGTTGCTGCTCGGAATGGCATGGGGTATTGCGCCCTGCGCCATGGTCTACAACGCCTTGATGACTGCCATGCTCAGCGGCACGGGTGCAACGGGCGCTTTGTTCATGATGAGCTTCGGCTTGGCGACCGTTCCGGCGGTGGCTCTGACAGCTGCCGGCGCCGCCCAAATCGCTGTGATGGGGGCAACGCTGCCCAAGGCTGCGCTGCGCAAAGTCGTCGGTATCGCCATAGTCGCCTTGGGCTTTGGCAGTATCGTAATGCCTGCTGCATCCCTGACGGCGCTTTGCCTAAGCTAG
- a CDS encoding primary-amine oxidase has translation MDTCCVSAAPRQIPLSVTHPLQPLTPDEIRAVATIVRKDPPYGDDTRFETIELIEPDKATVRAFSSGALIARKARVNVFSAAAVTVTSLVVCLDTQTILTRKDFPGKRPMIQLEQFLSIEGIVRADPEFIAACAKRGITDMETVCVDPWSAGNFGVPGEEGRHLCHIFCWLRLRENENFYAHPIEGLNAVIDLITGKVIRVDDYGVVPVPMQEVNYESQFIETFQPTAKPIDVVQQEGVNFVFDGHRLTWRNWSLVVGFNAREALTLHDIRFDGRPIVNRASIVEMTVPYGSPDNGHFRKNVFDIGEYGIGKLANSLKLGCDCLGVIKYLDVHLNTMDGDPWTIEKAICIHEEDSGLLWKHMDFRTERSEIRRGAKLVVSTICTVGNYEYGLYWYLFLDGTIEHEVKATGIINTAACIPGQPPKYGREVAPGVVGHIHQHILCARLDMAVDGDANSVVECNTYAEPLGPANPYGNAFFEEQTVLARESEAARRADPASHRYWKVINPNKTNYTGAPVGYKLEANHCVTPFVHPDSPSGKRAAFVQNHVWVTAFDPEERFPAGDFVNHSDGASGLIEFVAKNRPIENTDIVLWHVFGLHHPVRVEDFPVQPCVFTGFKLMPSGFFDRNPAINLPPVVNTASCAA, from the coding sequence ATGGACACCTGCTGTGTTTCCGCTGCACCCCGTCAGATCCCGCTGAGCGTCACCCATCCCTTGCAGCCCCTGACCCCGGACGAAATCCGCGCGGTGGCAACGATCGTGCGCAAGGATCCGCCTTATGGCGATGACACCCGCTTTGAAACGATCGAACTGATAGAGCCGGACAAGGCGACTGTTCGGGCGTTTTCGTCCGGCGCGCTGATCGCCCGCAAGGCACGGGTAAACGTTTTCAGCGCCGCCGCCGTCACCGTCACCAGTCTCGTGGTTTGCCTCGATACGCAAACCATCCTCACCCGCAAGGATTTCCCCGGCAAGCGTCCGATGATCCAGCTCGAACAGTTCCTATCCATCGAAGGTATCGTACGGGCCGATCCGGAGTTCATAGCGGCCTGCGCAAAGCGCGGCATCACCGACATGGAGACGGTGTGCGTTGATCCATGGTCGGCCGGAAACTTCGGTGTGCCCGGCGAGGAGGGTCGCCATCTCTGCCACATTTTCTGCTGGCTGCGGCTGCGCGAGAATGAGAACTTCTACGCCCATCCGATCGAGGGGCTGAATGCGGTGATCGACCTTATCACCGGCAAGGTTATCCGGGTCGACGACTATGGCGTGGTGCCCGTTCCGATGCAGGAAGTGAACTATGAAAGTCAGTTCATAGAAACCTTTCAGCCAACGGCCAAGCCGATCGACGTGGTGCAGCAAGAAGGCGTGAACTTCGTTTTCGATGGGCACCGCCTCACTTGGCGCAACTGGTCGCTGGTCGTCGGCTTCAATGCGCGCGAGGCGCTCACCCTTCACGACATCCGCTTCGACGGGCGACCGATCGTTAACCGCGCCTCGATCGTTGAGATGACAGTGCCGTATGGCAGCCCGGACAACGGCCATTTCCGCAAGAATGTCTTCGATATCGGCGAATACGGCATCGGCAAGCTCGCCAATTCCCTGAAGCTCGGCTGCGATTGCCTGGGCGTCATCAAGTATCTCGACGTGCACCTCAACACCATGGACGGCGATCCCTGGACGATTGAGAAGGCGATCTGCATTCACGAGGAAGATTCCGGGCTTTTGTGGAAGCATATGGATTTCCGGACAGAACGCTCCGAAATCCGCCGGGGCGCCAAGCTCGTCGTCTCAACGATCTGCACCGTCGGCAATTATGAATACGGCCTGTACTGGTATCTTTTTCTCGACGGGACGATCGAACACGAGGTCAAGGCAACCGGGATCATCAACACCGCCGCCTGCATCCCCGGCCAGCCGCCGAAATATGGACGCGAAGTGGCACCTGGTGTCGTCGGTCATATCCACCAGCATATCCTATGCGCCCGCCTGGACATGGCGGTGGACGGCGATGCCAACAGCGTCGTGGAATGCAACACCTATGCCGAGCCGCTTGGTCCCGCCAACCCCTATGGCAATGCATTCTTCGAGGAGCAAACCGTTCTTGCCCGGGAGAGCGAGGCAGCACGCCGCGCCGATCCGGCATCGCACCGCTACTGGAAGGTCATTAACCCGAACAAGACGAACTATACCGGCGCTCCCGTTGGCTACAAGCTCGAGGCGAACCATTGCGTCACCCCGTTCGTTCATCCCGATTCGCCATCCGGAAAACGCGCTGCGTTCGTTCAAAATCATGTCTGGGTCACGGCCTTCGATCCGGAAGAGAGATTCCCGGCGGGCGACTTCGTCAACCATTCCGATGGAGCCAGCGGGCTTATAGAATTCGTCGCCAAGAATCGGCCGATCGAGAACACCGATATCGTGCTCTGGCATGTCTTTGGCCTGCATCACCCCGTGCGTGTCGAGGATTTTCCGGTGCAGCCCTGCGTGTTCACCGGCTTTAAGCTGATGCCGAGCGGCTTCTTCGACCGCAATCCGGCTATCAACCTGCCACCGGTGGTCAACACGGCCAGCTGCGCCGCATGA
- a CDS encoding APC family permease, whose protein sequence is MSTIELGEAGTELRRNAIGVSHIVFFVVAAAAPLTAVVGASPAAFAFGNGAGVPATYLLVGALYLVFSVGFTAMSRFIGSAGGFYPYIAAGLGRPAGVAGAFVALATYVAIELAVCGLFGFFMNDIVKTSGGPSIAWWIYACTLAALIYACGRRNIEFSGRVLGYCMIAEIAILALFALSVLISGGGPEGITVAPFGLSAVAGPGIGVSLVFVVASFIGFEATAIFGEEARDPKRTIARATYLAVIIIAVFYAFVTWAVALHYGPSNIASEATANTATLYLTAVQAMLGGPAGIVLNALLITSLFACALSFHNTINRYFYSLGREGIAWSGFARTHGTHHSPHMAGGVQTILMVALILAFAFTGQDPYAVVFAWMGAFASVGILLLQTMVCLAVIGFFRTDTRGVSVWQWIVAPIISMAGLVACLALMIINLPLISGSQSPIVASFPVILAIIAAAGATFAVWLKARKPAIYANLGRAFA, encoded by the coding sequence ATGTCCACAATTGAACTTGGAGAGGCCGGAACTGAACTCCGGCGCAATGCTATCGGGGTCAGCCATATCGTCTTTTTCGTCGTCGCCGCCGCTGCGCCATTAACGGCAGTGGTCGGTGCATCACCTGCCGCCTTTGCCTTCGGAAACGGTGCTGGCGTGCCGGCCACCTATTTGTTGGTCGGTGCGCTTTACCTGGTCTTCAGCGTCGGCTTTACGGCCATGAGCCGGTTTATCGGCTCGGCCGGTGGCTTTTATCCCTATATCGCTGCCGGCCTCGGCCGCCCGGCCGGGGTAGCCGGAGCGTTCGTCGCCCTTGCGACCTATGTCGCCATCGAACTGGCGGTCTGCGGCCTGTTCGGCTTCTTCATGAACGATATTGTCAAGACATCCGGCGGTCCCAGCATCGCCTGGTGGATCTATGCCTGCACACTTGCGGCCCTGATCTATGCTTGCGGCCGCCGCAATATCGAATTTTCCGGCCGAGTCCTCGGCTACTGCATGATCGCCGAGATTGCCATTCTCGCCCTGTTTGCCTTGTCGGTGCTGATCTCCGGTGGCGGACCCGAGGGTATTACTGTCGCTCCTTTCGGCCTTTCCGCCGTGGCCGGGCCTGGAATAGGTGTGTCGCTGGTTTTCGTCGTCGCCTCCTTCATAGGCTTCGAGGCAACCGCGATCTTTGGCGAGGAAGCCCGCGATCCAAAGCGCACCATCGCACGTGCCACCTACCTTGCGGTGATCATCATCGCCGTGTTCTATGCATTTGTGACCTGGGCCGTTGCCTTGCATTACGGTCCGTCCAACATAGCCTCCGAGGCAACGGCCAATACAGCGACGCTGTACCTGACCGCCGTGCAGGCCATGCTTGGCGGTCCGGCCGGGATTGTCCTTAACGCCCTGCTGATCACCAGCCTGTTTGCCTGCGCGCTGTCCTTCCACAATACCATCAATCGCTATTTCTATTCGCTTGGCCGCGAGGGTATCGCCTGGTCGGGTTTCGCACGCACGCACGGAACCCATCATTCGCCTCACATGGCGGGTGGCGTCCAGACCATACTGATGGTCGCGCTGATCCTGGCCTTCGCCTTCACCGGGCAGGATCCCTACGCGGTCGTGTTTGCCTGGATGGGCGCTTTCGCCAGCGTCGGCATCCTGCTCCTACAGACAATGGTCTGCCTGGCGGTCATCGGCTTTTTCCGCACGGATACCCGTGGCGTCAGCGTCTGGCAGTGGATCGTGGCCCCGATCATCAGCATGGCCGGATTGGTAGCATGCCTGGCGCTGATGATCATCAACCTGCCGCTGATTAGCGGCTCGCAATCGCCGATCGTCGCCAGCTTCCCTGTCATCCTGGCCATCATCGCCGCCGCAGGCGCCACCTTTGCGGTGTGGCTGAAGGCCCGCAAGCCGGCCATTTACGCCAATCTCGGCCGCGCCTTCGCTTAA
- the qhpR gene encoding AraC-like transcriptional regulator QhpR gives MKTTGIIASSAMNGLLASIRLGGLDADTVSARIGLGSNALFAESDFMPLAAFTSALEVASEETNDPIFGLKLGKEFEFQAIGSLAALFLTAPTLKEGLTQFSRHFPALQSNSRSALVVENDVARFSYSIHDNTVRHKTQDADFTESLLNTMLAATIGEDWKPCCIEFEHMPGDNLALYRSQLACPLSFGRRENAIVFPKKFLDRPIGAGGDEHRHLQIACELSDLLYRREKRLDLVAALKAWIAAALCQHASIDIDHAAGDFGMSLRSFQRKLAENGVNYADLRNMVRMEIAKSLLANTRLPISVIAEQLGYSELSAFARSFRHLTGFTPARFRQKSRNYTDVLKE, from the coding sequence ATGAAAACAACAGGCATCATTGCCTCCTCTGCCATGAACGGCTTGTTGGCTTCGATCCGTCTCGGAGGGCTCGACGCGGATACAGTGTCGGCGCGCATCGGACTTGGCAGCAATGCGTTGTTTGCCGAAAGCGATTTCATGCCGCTGGCCGCCTTCACATCCGCCCTTGAGGTCGCTTCTGAAGAAACGAACGATCCGATATTTGGATTGAAACTTGGAAAAGAATTTGAATTCCAAGCAATTGGCTCCCTGGCCGCCCTGTTTCTAACGGCACCAACGCTCAAAGAAGGACTGACGCAATTCAGTCGCCATTTTCCGGCATTGCAGAGCAACAGCCGGTCGGCGCTGGTCGTAGAAAACGATGTCGCCCGGTTTTCCTATTCCATCCATGACAATACGGTCCGTCACAAGACCCAGGATGCGGACTTTACCGAAAGCTTGCTGAACACAATGCTGGCAGCGACCATTGGTGAGGATTGGAAACCGTGCTGCATAGAGTTTGAGCATATGCCGGGCGACAATCTGGCGCTTTATCGATCACAGCTTGCCTGCCCTTTATCGTTCGGCCGTCGGGAAAACGCGATCGTGTTTCCAAAAAAGTTTCTAGATCGCCCGATCGGCGCCGGCGGGGATGAACATCGCCATTTGCAGATCGCCTGCGAACTGTCCGATCTTCTTTACCGCCGGGAGAAACGTCTCGATCTCGTGGCCGCGCTGAAGGCATGGATCGCCGCCGCTCTTTGCCAGCATGCGAGCATCGATATAGACCACGCCGCTGGTGATTTCGGCATGAGCCTGCGCAGTTTCCAGCGCAAGCTCGCAGAAAACGGCGTCAATTATGCGGACCTGCGCAACATGGTCCGGATGGAAATCGCAAAAAGCCTACTTGCCAACACGCGGCTGCCAATCTCTGTCATCGCCGAGCAGCTTGGCTATAGCGAACTCAGCGCCTTTGCACGCAGCTTTCGCCATCTGACCGGCTTCACTCCAGCTCGCTTCCGTCAGAAGTCCCGAAACTATACTGACGTGCTCAAGGAATGA
- a CDS encoding GntR family transcriptional regulator has protein sequence MEIRTQARSSHKLAALAYNAVSDMIRHRRLGGGHVIVEARLAETLGVSRTPLREALQRLEGEGLVHKGEGRNYVVRHVDIGEYIQSLKLRLLIEPQAAVEAMVSIPGQKLIEVRREIEELMGATAYHTDAHWFSDDHLHNLIIDYCGNEVMANVLRSLRATTRLFEIGQLKDRLTPDSTEHQVIIDALQRKDAQAVYKAVAIHIESLISFARMHLNLTE, from the coding sequence ATGGAAATACGCACTCAAGCGCGATCAAGCCACAAACTGGCAGCACTTGCCTATAATGCCGTCTCCGACATGATCCGCCATCGTCGTTTAGGCGGAGGTCATGTGATCGTCGAAGCGCGTCTTGCTGAAACGCTTGGTGTGTCAAGGACTCCGTTGCGTGAGGCGCTTCAGCGTCTGGAAGGCGAAGGACTGGTGCACAAGGGCGAGGGGCGTAACTATGTTGTGCGTCACGTTGACATTGGCGAATATATTCAAAGTCTCAAGCTACGTCTTCTGATTGAACCGCAGGCTGCGGTAGAAGCCATGGTCAGCATTCCTGGACAAAAATTAATTGAGGTGCGGCGCGAGATTGAGGAATTGATGGGAGCAACCGCTTATCATACCGATGCGCATTGGTTCTCCGACGATCATCTGCACAATCTCATTATCGATTACTGCGGCAACGAGGTTATGGCCAACGTCCTGCGCAGTTTGCGTGCCACGACCCGCCTTTTTGAAATCGGACAGTTGAAAGATCGGCTCACGCCCGACTCAACAGAACATCAGGTCATTATTGACGCGCTTCAACGTAAAGATGCTCAAGCCGTGTATAAGGCGGTCGCAATTCATATCGAAAGCTTGATTTCTTTTGCAAGAATGCATCTAAATCTGACGGAATAG
- a CDS encoding GntR family transcriptional regulator — MSDATTNDKSLADETYGILLEEILSAQLAGGAVIQERRLADRLHVSRSPMRDALGRLEGQGLLVRNKKGVLTVRVITLKDYLNSLAMRLLVEPSAAALASVHIVPATVHSLEEMLKAIENDPDPNQAFVWQFDDMLHQEIGEASGNQFMADTIVQMRRYTTIFERQRKLAQRKPGLEDHRAIILALGQRNADAAKAAMALHLERVRENVLASY; from the coding sequence ATGAGTGACGCAACCACGAACGACAAGAGCCTTGCCGACGAAACCTATGGTATCTTGCTCGAAGAAATTCTCTCGGCGCAGTTGGCTGGTGGTGCTGTTATACAAGAAAGAAGGCTTGCCGACCGCCTTCATGTTTCGCGGTCCCCAATGCGCGACGCACTCGGCCGATTGGAAGGTCAAGGTCTTCTGGTGCGCAATAAAAAGGGTGTATTGACCGTGCGCGTCATCACGCTCAAAGACTACCTCAATAGTCTTGCCATGCGATTGCTTGTGGAGCCAAGTGCTGCGGCCCTGGCCAGCGTGCATATCGTACCCGCCACAGTGCACTCCCTTGAGGAGATGCTCAAGGCAATTGAAAACGACCCCGATCCAAATCAAGCCTTTGTTTGGCAGTTTGACGACATGTTGCACCAGGAGATTGGGGAGGCCAGTGGAAACCAGTTCATGGCCGACACGATCGTGCAAATGCGACGCTACACAACGATTTTTGAGCGCCAGCGTAAACTTGCGCAACGCAAGCCAGGGCTTGAAGATCATCGTGCCATTATTTTGGCGCTTGGCCAACGAAACGCCGACGCGGCAAAAGCAGCCATGGCGCTGCACCTCGAGCGTGTCCGTGAAAATGTCTTGGCAAGCTATTAG
- a CDS encoding ABC transporter substrate-binding protein, giving the protein MLSAAACAFAEDCNPKVPNSALTKPGTLVMSTNPTLPPLQYVDSSGELKGMRIELGKEIAKRLCLTPEYIRIEFSAMIPGLQAGRWDMINTGIFFTPERAAMMQMIPYENQAISVSVANTNTSIKMKEDLAGLRIGVEIGGFEESKTRVLDKELTAAGKKGLNILTFDNFALAFQALRAGQVDGVVSIDGVAKEYETRGDFRRAVSGLYPAPVAVAFKNPALADAVSGVLKGMKADGSLGKLFESYGLPMIDGDYSVKGPNR; this is encoded by the coding sequence ATGCTATCTGCGGCGGCTTGCGCCTTTGCTGAAGACTGCAATCCCAAAGTTCCAAATTCTGCGCTGACCAAGCCCGGCACATTGGTCATGTCCACCAATCCAACCCTGCCCCCACTGCAATATGTCGACTCGAGCGGTGAGCTAAAGGGAATGCGGATCGAGCTTGGTAAAGAAATAGCCAAGCGGCTGTGCTTGACACCAGAATATATCCGCATCGAGTTCTCTGCGATGATTCCGGGCCTTCAGGCTGGACGCTGGGACATGATCAACACCGGCATTTTCTTCACGCCAGAGCGTGCCGCGATGATGCAAATGATTCCTTATGAAAATCAGGCGATCAGCGTCTCCGTCGCCAACACGAACACATCCATAAAGATGAAAGAGGACCTCGCCGGCCTGCGGATTGGCGTCGAAATTGGTGGCTTTGAAGAAAGCAAGACCCGCGTTCTCGACAAAGAACTAACTGCTGCTGGCAAAAAAGGCCTCAACATTCTGACATTCGATAATTTCGCTCTCGCCTTCCAGGCGCTTCGCGCGGGTCAGGTTGATGGCGTCGTATCCATTGATGGTGTCGCCAAGGAATATGAAACCCGCGGCGATTTCCGCCGCGCCGTGAGCGGCCTCTACCCAGCCCCGGTCGCTGTCGCCTTTAAGAATCCGGCTCTCGCCGACGCCGTTTCTGGTGTCCTCAAGGGCATGAAAGCAGACGGTTCACTCGGCAAGCTCTTTGAAAGTTACGGCTTGCCTATGATTGATGGTGACTATTCGGTCAAGGGCCCTAACCGCTAG
- a CDS encoding amino acid ABC transporter permease, protein MSIWSWSGFFHYLFNPFILDGVFTTIWLTCVSLFFGLALAVIVALMRRSKRRSLRSIGWFYIWLFRGTPLLVQLIMIYTALPQLGVRFSVVEAALIGLAMNEAAYLAEIIRAGIEAVSEGQSRAARALGMSERQIMRYIVMPQAFKIIIPPLGNSVNGLLKTTSVTSVISMEELLRRTQVLIQEKFMVLELFTVAALYYLLLTTVWDFVQRHIEKRFGRSTAVVNLSEKR, encoded by the coding sequence GTGTCAATCTGGAGCTGGTCCGGTTTTTTCCACTATCTCTTCAACCCATTCATTCTTGATGGGGTATTCACCACGATTTGGCTGACATGCGTTTCACTGTTCTTTGGCTTGGCTTTGGCTGTCATTGTGGCTCTCATGCGCCGCTCAAAACGGCGATCCCTGAGGTCAATCGGTTGGTTTTATATCTGGCTGTTTCGCGGCACGCCGCTGCTGGTGCAGTTGATCATGATTTATACCGCTCTGCCGCAGCTGGGCGTGCGCTTTTCGGTTGTTGAAGCGGCGTTGATCGGGCTTGCGATGAACGAAGCTGCCTACCTGGCAGAAATCATCCGGGCTGGGATTGAAGCCGTATCGGAAGGCCAATCACGGGCGGCCCGCGCCTTGGGCATGAGTGAACGCCAGATCATGCGCTACATCGTCATGCCGCAGGCTTTCAAAATCATCATTCCTCCGCTCGGAAATTCCGTCAACGGCCTCCTCAAGACCACGTCGGTGACATCCGTGATTTCGATGGAGGAATTGCTGCGCCGTACGCAGGTTTTGATCCAGGAAAAATTCATGGTGCTGGAGCTGTTTACCGTAGCGGCCCTCTATTACCTGCTCCTGACCACAGTTTGGGACTTCGTTCAGAGACACATTGAAAAGCGGTTTGGTCGATCCACGGCAGTCGTAAACCTCTCTGAAAAACGCTGA
- a CDS encoding dihydrodipicolinate synthase family protein: MPKPFRGVFTVMITPIDADGSVNLPALAAFTDWQIREGIHGLIPLGSTGEFLSLSQDDRDAVARTVIETAAGRVPVLIGTGAEDTREAVRLARNAQAMGADGIMVIPPFYCTPTEDELVEHYRAIAASISIPIMVYNNPATANVDLKPEILARIAQIDGCDYVKESTLEVTRIRDIVRLAGPSMTPFGGILGFESFVMGAQGWVAVASNIAPGPMSRIFTLAADEQKYDEARALYLEWLPLIQAVGGQAYVAGSKSLLNHMGFAAGSPLPPRLPLPQAQDADMKSLVERFGLRFEN; this comes from the coding sequence ATGCCTAAGCCATTTCGCGGTGTTTTCACCGTGATGATTACACCGATTGATGCTGATGGAAGCGTCAATCTTCCAGCTCTTGCCGCCTTTACCGATTGGCAGATCCGTGAAGGCATTCATGGCCTGATTCCGCTCGGCTCGACGGGTGAGTTCCTCTCGCTTTCCCAAGATGATCGCGACGCAGTTGCCCGCACCGTGATTGAAACAGCAGCAGGCCGCGTCCCCGTGTTGATCGGCACAGGCGCTGAAGACACACGCGAAGCCGTACGTCTCGCGCGCAATGCCCAAGCCATGGGTGCAGATGGTATTATGGTCATTCCTCCATTCTATTGCACACCAACAGAGGATGAATTGGTCGAGCATTACCGCGCCATTGCGGCATCGATTTCCATTCCGATCATGGTGTATAACAACCCAGCCACGGCCAATGTTGATCTCAAGCCGGAAATTTTGGCCCGCATAGCGCAGATTGATGGGTGCGACTATGTCAAGGAATCCACCCTCGAAGTCACCCGTATTCGCGACATCGTGCGTCTAGCCGGTCCATCCATGACACCCTTTGGCGGCATTCTGGGTTTTGAGTCTTTTGTCATGGGTGCTCAAGGTTGGGTCGCCGTCGCCTCAAATATCGCGCCGGGTCCAATGTCTCGGATCTTCACATTGGCCGCAGACGAACAGAAATATGATGAGGCGCGTGCGCTCTATCTGGAATGGCTACCTCTCATTCAAGCGGTTGGCGGCCAAGCTTATGTTGCTGGATCGAAGTCCCTGCTCAATCACATGGGGTTTGCTGCGGGCTCCCCGTTGCCGCCTCGCCTTCCGTTACCTCAGGCACAAGATGCCGACATGAAATCGCTTGTCGAACGTTTCGGCCTGCGGTTTGAAAACTGA